In a genomic window of Anoplopoma fimbria isolate UVic2021 breed Golden Eagle Sablefish chromosome 6, Afim_UVic_2022, whole genome shotgun sequence:
- the calm2a gene encoding calmodulin 2a (phosphorylase kinase, delta), producing the protein MADQLTEEQIAEFKEAFSLFDKDGDGTITTKELGTVMRSLGQNPTEAELQDMINEVDADGNGTIDFPEFLTMMARKMKDTDSEEEIREAFRVFDKDGNGYISAAELRHVMTNLGEKLTDEEVDEMIREADIDGDGQVNYEEFVQMMTAK; encoded by the exons ATG GCTGATCAGCTTACAGAAGAGCAGATTGCTG aGTTCAAGGAGGCATTTTCGCTCTTTGACAAGGATGGCGATGGCACCATCACCACCAAAGAGCTGGGCACAGTCATGCGCTCTCTGGGCCAGAACCCCACAGAGGCAGAGCTGCAGGACATGATCAATGAAGTGGATGCTGATG GAAATGGAACGATAGACTTCCCCGAGTTCCTGACTATGATGGCCAGGAAGATGAAGGACACAGACAGCGAGGAGGAGATCAGAGAAGCATTCCGTGTCTTTGACAAG GATGGCAATGGATACATCAGTGCTGCTGAGCTGCGCCATGTGATGACAAACCTCGGAGAGAAGCTGACTGATGAGGAAGTGGACGAGATGATCAGAGAAGCAGACATTGACGGAGATGGACAGGTCAACTATGAAG AGTTCGTACAAATGATGACGGCGAAGTGA